The Motilibacter aurantiacus genome window below encodes:
- a CDS encoding PstA family ABC transporter permease — protein sequence MSAPTLSRPAQQAVARPGIAPEQAEQRRNLSTVRQADVLALLGAAVAAVSFASLLFTRLTPFSGLLGFVAVSYALFVAIYALLVWVEEPGTYVRDRLAAVAAHTLGFVMLLALVVVVGFTFWRARDALGNASFFTDDLSDAGPLEPLTVGGMQHALVGTLEQISIALLITVPLGITAAVFLSQFPGRFSRVVRTITEAMTALPSVIAGLFVYSALIIGIELGPVSIKVPRSGLAAALAISVMMLPIIVRASDVVLRLVPGTLIEASLALGASRWRTVWTVVLPTARSGLTTAVILGTARGIGETSPVLLTAGYSTVINANPFKDPQVSLPLATFTLVKQPQETMIARGFGMAATLMALVLLLFIGARILGGRGPGQLSRRQVSRRRAASARDAARFAGYAGAGRIPRSSGYVPVDDMPTQEFRMDLDADGGRTGRDSE from the coding sequence ATGAGCGCGCCGACCCTTTCCCGCCCCGCACAGCAGGCGGTGGCCCGGCCGGGCATCGCACCGGAGCAGGCCGAGCAGCGCCGCAACCTCTCCACCGTCCGCCAGGCCGACGTGCTCGCCCTGCTCGGAGCAGCCGTGGCGGCGGTGTCGTTCGCGTCCCTGCTCTTCACCCGGCTCACGCCGTTCAGCGGGCTGCTCGGCTTCGTCGCCGTCTCCTACGCGCTCTTCGTCGCGATCTACGCCCTTCTCGTCTGGGTCGAGGAGCCGGGGACGTACGTCCGCGACCGGCTCGCCGCCGTTGCCGCGCACACGCTCGGCTTCGTCATGCTGCTCGCCCTGGTCGTCGTGGTCGGCTTCACCTTCTGGCGCGCGCGGGACGCCCTCGGCAACGCCAGCTTCTTCACCGACGACCTTTCCGACGCGGGGCCGCTCGAGCCGCTCACGGTCGGCGGCATGCAGCACGCCCTCGTCGGGACGCTCGAGCAGATCTCCATCGCGCTGCTCATCACGGTCCCGCTGGGGATCACCGCCGCGGTCTTCCTGTCGCAGTTCCCGGGGCGGTTCAGCCGGGTCGTGCGGACCATCACCGAGGCGATGACCGCGCTTCCCTCGGTCATCGCAGGGCTCTTCGTCTACTCGGCGCTCATCATCGGGATCGAGCTCGGCCCGGTCTCCATCAAGGTGCCGCGCAGCGGGCTCGCCGCAGCGCTGGCGATCAGCGTCATGATGCTGCCGATCATCGTGCGCGCTTCCGACGTCGTGCTGCGCCTCGTCCCGGGCACGCTCATCGAGGCGTCCCTCGCCCTCGGTGCGTCCCGGTGGCGCACGGTCTGGACGGTGGTCCTGCCCACGGCCCGCTCCGGGCTCACCACCGCGGTGATCCTGGGGACGGCGCGCGGCATCGGCGAGACGTCGCCGGTGCTGCTGACGGCCGGCTACTCGACCGTCATCAACGCCAACCCGTTCAAGGACCCGCAGGTGTCCCTCCCGCTGGCCACGTTCACCCTCGTGAAGCAGCCGCAGGAGACGATGATCGCCCGCGGGTTCGGCATGGCCGCGACGTTGATGGCCCTGGTCCTGCTGCTCTTCATCGGCGCCCGCATCCTCGGCGGGCGAGGCCCCGGGCAGCTGTCGCGACGCCAGGTGAGCCGCCGCCGCGCGGCCTCGGCCCGGGACGCCGCCCGCTTCGCCGGCTACGCCGGGGCCGGCCGCATACCGAGGTCCTCCGGCTACGTGCCGGTGGACGACATGCCCACCCAAGAATTCCGGATGGACCTGGACGCCGACGGCGGCAGGACTGGGAGAGACTCCGAATGA